ACACATGTCCCTTCAGGGACATGCACATCCCCGGGGCAGGTGTCGGCGGCCACTGCCTTCCGAAGGACCCTTGGCTCCTGGCTCAGAGCGGGAAAACGGCCAACCCGTGCCTCATTCCCACGGCGAGAGCGGTCAACGACTCGATGCCATATCATGTTCTCGACCTCGCGTCTGAGGCAATGGAAGCAGCTGGCCGGAATCTAGATGAATCCGTTGTCGCCGTCATGGGAGCGTCTTTCCTGCAGGATTCGGGAGACCCCAGGAACTCACCGTCCATACCAGTCATCGAATCGCTCAAATGCGCGAGGGAGCTCCGGGTCCACGATCCGTATCTCGATGAGATCGCCGGTGTCAGGATAACGAAGGATGCCAAGAAAGCCGTCTCAGGGGCGGACCTCGCCGTATTCATGGTGTCGCACAAAGCGTATCAGAAGTTGTCTGCCCCGACGCTCAAGAAGTTGATGAGATCGGCCGTGGTGGTCGACGGCCGGAATCTGTTCTCGCCAGAGAAGATGCACAAGGCGGGCATCGTCTATCGCGGAGTTGGCAAGAAAGTCATCTCATGAGCTCTGCAAGACCTTCTTGGAGCGATATCCTAACCTTGAACCCGAGCACTCCCCGCACCTTCGCGTTGTTCGACATGCTCTCCTTGATGTCGCCCACCCTCGGAGAAGTGAACTCCGGCTTCAGCGGAAGGCCAGATGCTGCGATCGCCTTCTGCGCCAGGTCGAGGACGCTCGTCGACAGGCCGCTACCGCAGTTGAACAATTCGCCATTCAGGTCCTTCTTCTCGAGAACGAGCTTGAGCATCGAGGCCACATCGCGCGCGTGTATGAAGTCTCTTGTCTGTCTCCCGTCGCCTTCTATGATCGGAGCCTTCCCAGCCTTGAGGCGAGCGATGAACTTCGTGATCACGCCCGAGTATGGGCTCTGAGGGTCTGCTCTCACTGAGTAGAAATTGAAGGGCCTGACCGAGGCCACCTCCATCGAGCTGGTTTTGGCGTAGGCGAGCGTGTACTTCTCGCCCGCCAGCTTGCTTGCACCATAGTTGCTGATAGGCAGCGTCGGATGGCTCTCGTCTATTGGTATGTATTTTGGCGGTCCGAAGACGGCCGCCGAACTGACATAGATGAACCTCTTGACGCCGGCCGAAACGCTCTCATGGAGCAGGTTCACGGTGCCGAGAACGTTCGTGCGGGCGTCCGAGAGAGGGTCCTCGAGAGACTTTTCGACACTTACCTGGGCGGCGCAGTGGATCACGGCGTCCACACCGCTGATCGCGTTCCGCACGTCCGCAGGTTCCGTTATGTCCCCATTGATCGAGATCCCCTTGAGCGACTCGAATGGCTGCGGCCTTATGTCCATACCCACAATCCTGTGACTCGGCACAAGCAGCTCCGAGACATAGGAACCGAGCTGCCCAGAGCTGCCCGTGACCAATACCTTCATGGACAAGTCAATCATGCAGAGAGGATATCTAACTTTCCGGGACGGAACTAGCAATCACTCGATCTTGACCTTCTTTCCGGATCTCATGGACTCCAAGGCCGCCTCTGCAATCTTCAATGTCTCGATCGCCGTCTCCCCCGCTACCAAGGGCTCCTTTCCGTCTTCTATAGCGGCAATGAAGTCTGCCAGCTCCCTCTTTAGGGGCTCCTCCTTCTTCAGAGCTATTCTTCGCAGGTCGAACTCGAGCGGCACATTGAACAGGTTGCCGCTGTCGAACTGCTTGAAGGTCGATGAGCACACGAGCGCCGCCTGGTCCATGTAATCCGCCTCCACGAAGTTCTTGCTGCAAGTGAGAGCGAGTTTTCGTACCTTCATCGGAGTCAGCCAGTTCACCTCGATGAATCCCGTCGTCCCACCTTCGAAATCGATAAGTATGTTCGCATGGTCCTCGTACTTGACGCCTTTGCCATGACCTCCTAGAGCATAGACGGATTTCGCAGGCCTGCCCACTACGTGCTGGACGACATCGATGTCGTGGACTCCGAGGTCCATTATGACCCCCACGTCGCGTATCCTGGACGGCATCGATGAGACGCGCCTCGTTGCGGCCGTGATTAGCTCGCCGAAAATCCCGGAATTGAGGCTCTGCTTCACAAAGGAGACAACAGGGTTGTATCTCTCAGTGAAGCCTCCGGCAAGGACGACCTTGTTCTTCTTAGCAAGGTCCACCAGCTCCTTGAGTTTCTCAGAGCTGCCGGTCATCGGCTTCTCAAGCAGGACATGCTTCCCGGCGCGAATGGCCTCCTGGGCGATCTTCTCGTGCGTGCCCGTGGGGGTGACGATAATGACGGCATCCACTCCAGTCTTCAGCAGCTCTTGGTAGCCCAGGAAATGCTTGATGGAGTGCTTCTCAGCCACCGTCTTCGAAATCTCAGGAACGATGTCGGATACGCAATCCAAGAGACCTTTCTCGGCAAGTATCCGCGCATGGTTCTGGCCCATGGAGCCGACGCCGATGACCCCTACGCGCATGCCAGTGCAATGCGCCTTGTCGGTAATAATCCTTGGGGGGAGAACCGTGAAAGGCTTATTACTGAAGCATCCCATTCACGGGCGGTAGGATAATGAAGAGGAAGCTGATGGACATTCTAGCGTGCCCCGTCTGCAAGACGCACCCACTCGAGCTCACGGTCAAGCGGGAGGATGACAAGGAAGTTGTGGAGGGCGCGATCAGATGCCCTAAGTGCAAGGTGGACTATCCCATCGAGGACGGCATACCGAACATGCTGCCGCCCGAGAAGTGATATTGTCAGGTCTTTCTGACGGCGGACTGCGACTCGAGCATCCACTTCAGTAATTCCATGGTCTGGCTAGCGTACCCGTCGAGCTCTTTTTCGATGGCATCCTTCTCAGAGTCTCTGCGGACCAAGCCGTCCGGGATTTCGTACTCGAAAGAATAGGTTATCAGCACCTTGTCGGGCAGCTGGAAGAAGTCCCATGAGAGCTTCGATTTGATGCCGCGCGTCGCCCTGAACAGGATCCGCTTATTCTTGACGAACTCCACCAAGTCCAAGGTCGACACGATCTCAGTCTTAGATACCACCATGACGGTCTCGAGAGATGTCCCAGGACCATATGCAACCATGCTGACGGGTTTGATGTCCACGAACATGGGCATGAA
This sequence is a window from Candidatus Thermoplasmatota archaeon. Protein-coding genes within it:
- a CDS encoding NAD-dependent epimerase/dehydratase family protein — its product is MKVLVTGSSGQLGSYVSELLVPSHRIVGMDIRPQPFESLKGISINGDITEPADVRNAISGVDAVIHCAAQVSVEKSLEDPLSDARTNVLGTVNLLHESVSAGVKRFIYVSSAAVFGPPKYIPIDESHPTLPISNYGASKLAGEKYTLAYAKTSSMEVASVRPFNFYSVRADPQSPYSGVITKFIARLKAGKAPIIEGDGRQTRDFIHARDVASMLKLVLEKKDLNGELFNCGSGLSTSVLDLAQKAIAASGLPLKPEFTSPRVGDIKESMSNNAKVRGVLGFKVRISLQEGLAELMR
- a CDS encoding Gfo/Idh/MocA family oxidoreductase is translated as MRVGVIGVGSMGQNHARILAEKGLLDCVSDIVPEISKTVAEKHSIKHFLGYQELLKTGVDAVIIVTPTGTHEKIAQEAIRAGKHVLLEKPMTGSSEKLKELVDLAKKNKVVLAGGFTERYNPVVSFVKQSLNSGIFGELITAATRRVSSMPSRIRDVGVIMDLGVHDIDVVQHVVGRPAKSVYALGGHGKGVKYEDHANILIDFEGGTTGFIEVNWLTPMKVRKLALTCSKNFVEADYMDQAALVCSSTFKQFDSGNLFNVPLEFDLRRIALKKEEPLKRELADFIAAIEDGKEPLVAGETAIETLKIAEAALESMRSGKKVKIE
- a CDS encoding SRPBCC family protein; protein product: MPISKRNLPVTCTIEEAFEYVADWSNFKNFMPMFVDIKPVSMVAYGPGTSLETVMVVSKTEIVSTLDLVEFVKNKRILFRATRGIKSKLSWDFFQLPDKVLITYSFEYEIPDGLVRRDSEKDAIEKELDGYASQTMELLKWMLESQSAVRKT
- a CDS encoding methytransferase partner Trm112, with amino-acid sequence MKRKLMDILACPVCKTHPLELTVKREDDKEVVEGAIRCPKCKVDYPIEDGIPNMLPPEK